In the genome of Brockia lithotrophica, the window CTCCGCGACGTCCAGAGCCGGGAAGCCGCGGCCCAAGGCCGGCGCATCCTCGAATGAGGCGTCAAGGCCACGCCCGCAGCCCGCTCGACCCGAGGAGAAAACCGACCAAGACACCGAGAACGAGGCCCGCGGCGACCTCGACGGGTCTGTGGCCGAGGCGCTCCTTGAGCCTCAGAAAGTCCATCCTGTCCTCTTCCTCGGGAAAGCACTGGGCAAGGCGTTCGAGGAGACGGTTTAAGATCATGGCATGTTCTCCGGCTTGACGCCGCACGCCCGCCGCATCGTACATGACGATCACGGCGAGAACGGCGCTTATGGCAAAGCTCGCCGAGGCTGGCCCGTCGAGGACGAGAAACGTCGTCGCCAGAGCGCTCACTCCGGCGGAGTGGGCGCTTGGCATTTCTCCCGCGGAAAAGACGAGGCTCAAGTCCCACGAGCCGAACTGCACGCGATAGAGGAAGACCTTGAGCGTCTGCGCCAACGTGACGGCGAGAAGGGCGGCAACGAGCGCCACGTGCATTCGGATTGACCTCCCGAAGGAAACACCCCCGCACCCGGGTGCTTCACCCTACTGTGCGGGTTGCCTCAAACCAAGGAATCGGGGAGACGTCCCAACCGAAGGCGGAGCACGCCTCTCGAAACTCACGCACCGCTTCCGCCCATTCCGTCTCGCGGTGTACGCGGGCGGCGAGGCGCGCCTCCGCTTCGCGGACATTTCTGTCGCGGTACCGTTTGTACGCTTCGACCCACTCGTAAGGCAAGAGGAGAATTCCGTAGACGAAGGGCCCCTCTTCGGCCACGAAGGGGCGCACTTCCGCGTACCCGCGGAGAAACGCAAGCGCCGATTTTGGGCCTTCTTCGGCAAGGACGTAGCGGACGTAGTGGGCGACGTCGCGCGTCGGGACGTCGAAGCGCCACGTATCGGGGGCGAGAAACACGACCCGGCCGTCCTCCCATGCGACGAGCCGCGGCGCGAACATCTGATGGGCGAGAACGCCGTACCGCCGAAGTTCCTGAGACAAGCTCTCGTACCCGTGGTCGAGGAGGTAGTACAGGGCCGCCTGGGCGAGCTGGTGGTAGTACGCGTACGTCTCTTCGAAGAGCGGCCAAGCGGATTCCGGGGGCGACGAACGCAAGGTTTCGCCAAACGCCCGTGCTTCCCGAAGCACCTCCACCCAACCCGGGATGAGGCGGCCAAAGCGTACGCGCGGCGAGCGCCCGGGAAGCGGGTATCCGCGGGATGCGAGGTGGAGGCGCGCCAGCGCCTCGCCTACGGTCCGATGTCCCCCTTCGCCTGACTGCACCGCGACAACGCGGCCGGCTCCGTGGCGTTCGAGGTAGCGGAGGAGGTCTGCCGGTACGGACATCTCCATCCCCCCGAGTTAGCCTATGACGGAGCAGAAAGAGAAAGACCGAACGGCTACAGGTTGGCCAAAAAGGCCTCGAGGTCGCGGCGAACGGCCCAAAGATCCTCGGCGGGATGGAGGTTCGCAGGAAGCCCGGCCAAAGCGGAGGGCGGCGTGACGCCGGTGCCGACGATGTACGTGCGCATGCCGAAGCGGCGGCCGAAGAGGCCGTCCGTAAGGAGGTTGTCCCCCACGAGGACGCACGGCCGGCATTCTCCCCCCATGGCCCGAAGGGCGACGTGGTACATGGGCTCGTGGGGCTTTCCGACGACGAGGGCTTCGACGCCGGTGGACGCCTCGAGGAAGGCGAGGATCGCCCCGCTCCCCGGCGAAAACGATCCGTCCTCGCGGGGAAAGCGGCGATCGCGGTTCGTCGCCGCGAAGATCGCCCCCCGCTCGATGAGCGCGTGCGCGCGGGCGAGGTCCGCATACGTCGCCGACCGCGCGAGACCTACGGCGACAAAATCCGCATCCTCCTCGACCAGGACGAACCCTTCTTCTTCGAGCGCCTCGCGAAGCCCGGCTTCGCCTACGACAAAGACGCGCTCCCCCCAGCCCTTTTCCCGAGCGTAGGCGGCGAGGACGGTGTTTGAGGCGACGATCCGCCCCGGGGGCACCGGCATCCCGAGAGACGCGAGGCGCGCTTGGACCTCGCGGGGATGGCGCGTAGAATTGTTCGTGAGCACGGCAAAGGGAATGCGGGACGCCTCGAGCCAAAGCAGAAGTTCCCGCGCACCGGGAAGGGCCGACCCTTCCCGGACGAGCGTCCCATCGAGGTCGAAGAACACACCGGGACGGGCGAGTTCTCGCACCACCCCCGCACCTCCTTATCTCCATTTTCTTTGCGGGAGGGATTTTCGTGGACGTCCTCTACGATCGAGAAGAGAAAAGCCGGCTCCGCGCCTTCGGCGCGATTGCCGAAGATGGGACGCGCGCCGACTTCGTCGTCGTCCAAAGCGAGTTCTTCATGGGGAAGGCGGTCGTCGTAAACCTCCTCACCGGGCGCGCCGCCCTCCTCGACCGCGACGACCTGCGTGAAGACGAGGAGTGGGCGATCCCGCTGGGGATCTCCCCATCCGAGGCGCCCACGTGGCGGGATGCCCTCGAGCGGCTCCTCCCCGAGGCGTAGGTCACCCCTCCCCGCCCCCTGCGTTCGCACCTTCCCTCTCCCGCGTCGCGTCGTACCCTTCGTGCGCGTGGTAGGAGCTCCGCACGAGAGGGGCCGCAGCGACGTACGCAAACCCGAGGGCGTACGCCTTGCGGGCGATTTCGCGGAACTCTTCGGGAGCGTAGTAGCGCACCACGGGAAGCTGGGCCGGAGTGGGACGGAGGTACTGCCCGACCGTGAGGAGGTCCACCCGCGCGTCCCGGAGATTCCGGAGGAGCTCTTCGATTTCCTCGGGCGTCTCCCCAAGGCCGACCATGAAACCGGACTTGGTGGGCACGTGCGGGGCACACGCCTTCGCCGCGGCGAGGACAGACAAGGACCGGTCGTACGTCGCCCGCGCGCGGACGGAAGGCGTGAGGCGGCGTACCGTTTCCACGTTGTGGTTGAACACGTCGACGCCCGAGGTGAGGACGGTGCAGAGCGCCTCGCGGTCTCCTTGGAAGTCGGGCACGAGCACCTCCACCCGGACGCCTGGGATCGCCCTTTTGAGGGCGCGCACGGTTTCGGCAAAGTGACCGGCTCCGCCGTCCGGCAGGTCGTCCCGCGCCACGGAGGTAAGGACGACGTAGCGAAGACCCAGACGACGCGCGCCTTCGGCGACGCGACGCGGCTCGTCCGGATCCGGTGGGGCAGGCCTTCCCGTCTTCACCGCGCAAAACCTGCAGTTCCGCGTGCACACGTCCCCTAGGAGCATGAACGTGGCCGTACCGGAGCCGAAGCACTCCTGGCGGTTTGGACACCGGGCTTCTTCGCAAACCGTGGTGAGGCGGAGTTCCCGAAGCGTCCGCCGAACCTCTCCGAGCATCGGCGAGGCCGCCAGCGTCACCTTGAGCCAGGAAGGCTTGCGTTCCTCCCCGGGAAGCATGGCATCCTCCTCTTTTCCGTCAGTCTCCTTCGGAGGGAAAAGGGAAAGCGGGGAAGCCGCCCTCGGCCCCCGACCTTGAGCCGTAAGTCGAATCGACGTCCTCTGCCCCCGAAAGGAAGACCCTTTGCCGTTCGTGCGGCCGTCCGCCTCATTATAGCGGAGAGGGCGGAAAAAATAAAAACGACCCGCACCCCTATCCCCTCCGAGGTGAGCGGCGTGCAACCTTTCGGACCCCTGAGAAAGACGATGGCCGCGGGTATCGTCGTCGCGCTCCTCGGAAGCGCCTCCTTTGGCGCACAACCCGCCGGAGCCTTAGACGTACGCGCGCAAGATGCAGGCGACGTATACGAAGCGCGAATGGAGCTCTACGTGGCCGCAGAAGCCATGACGCACGTCCCATGGACGCTTCTCGCGGCGGTGGACCAATACGCCCGCTCCCTTCGGCGGGAGGGCGAAAAGGAACTCGTCGCCGTCCGGCTTCCCCCGCCGCTCTTTTCGGGCGTGGGAAACCCTTCCTTTGGTTCTGCAGACGAGGCGACGATCGACTTCTTTGGCGGAAAGGGAAGGGACGCCAATGGAGACGGCTTTGCCGACCCCGACGACCCCATGGACCGCCTCTTTTCCGTAGCCACCTTCCTGCGGGAACGCATGGGGGAAGGCGGTCCCGAGGGCGAAGACGCACTTTGCTCTGCCCTCGAAGAGATCCTCGGCGACGGACGGGCGTGCGACGTCGTCCCCAATTTCGCCCGCATATACGCCACCTTCGGCCGCCTCGACCTTCACCGGCACGTGTTCGTCCTCCCGCCGGGCTCGCGCTACACCCTTCAAGCGAACTTCGGCGCGCCACGTCACTTCGGCGGCAGGCGGATCCACGAAGGCGTGGACATCTTTGCTCCCTACGGTACGTCCGTGCGCGCCGCGACGTACGGCTACGTGGAAGTCGTAGGATGGAACCGCCTGGGCGGCTGGCGCGTGGGCATACGCGACCTGCAGAACTTCTACCACTACTACGCCCACCTGTCCGGATTTGCCAAAGGAATCGAGGTGGGCAAGATCGTCGCACCCGGAGACGTCATCGGGTACGTAGGGTCCTCGGGGTACGGCCCTCCAGGAACGCAGGGAAAGTTTCCTCCCCACCTCCACTACGGACTCTACCGCTGGAACGGACGCGTGGAATACGCTGTAGACCCCGCCCCTCACCTGCGCATGTGGCTTCGGGAGGAAAAGAAAGGGAAAACCCGCTGACCGCTCACCTTTCCGGAAGGGAATCCTTGGTGCCCGTTCCGGGAGGAGGCGAAGGAACCAGGGGAACGACGCTTCCCCCGTGGAAGTAGTACACGGGCACCTTGCCCACGATGAGCTCCTGGGCGACGGGAATCCTGTCTTCGAAGAGGACAACCTTTCCGGAAAAGGGGACGACCACGCGCACGTGGGCCCGAACGACGAGGTACAGGGTGAGGAGGACGTTGTTGATTCCCGTCTCCTCTACGGTGGGGAGGAGGGTAACTTCCGCCGCACCCACGGGAATTACGTGGACGGGAACGAGCGGGCCGACGGTGGCAAAGAGCTCGTGCCCTGTGGCCACACCTGCGGGAACGCGGATCTCCTTTTTCCCGAGACCGGCAAGGTAGGCGTTGACCCCCTCGTAGGCGCGCGACTCGAGGCGGAGCACGGCGCGCGAATCCAAACTCACGGCGACGAGCTCGCCGGACGCGTTCGTATGTCGGAGGAAGATGTCGCCGAGGAGCTCGTCGTCGGCGACGATGTCCTTGAGCGCGCCTTGCAAGGACTCGTGGGCCCATTGCAGGGCACGCACTTCGGCGGCATCCTGCACGACGGGGGCGACGCGCCGTTCGAGCTGAAAGAGCGCGAGGTAGGCGGAGGCGAGGAGAAGGAAGGCGACGATCCCCCACCGCTTCCTCTGCCGCACGGCCTTTTCCCCCCCACCCGATTCCCTTGCAAGAAATCCTATGCACCGCGCGTCCGAGAAAGGCGACGGCGGAGGAAACCTCCCGCATCTCCCCGCCACAAAAAGGGAATCCCTCGGCTTCTTTGGGAAGCCGAGGGATTCGCAAACAAGGCGGGAGCGACGCACGCCTGAGCTCAGCCAAGGCCGCCTTCGATCTCGAGTTCGATGAGCTTGTTGAGCTCTTGGGCGAAGACGAGGGGCACCTCGCGGGCCACAGGTCGAAGCCAGAGACTCAAAACGCCTCCGCCACGGACGGAGCAAACGGTTGGTAACGAAAGAGGGCGTATTCGCCGCCCTTGGGATCCTCGGCTGTCTTCCGCTCTTTCGAGTCGGCCGGCATCTGGGCAGCCGACGATTTAGCGGCGGTCGCTGCCCCGGCTCCCGACTATTATCAAAATAACGCAACAAGGTTTCAACATTCGTTTAGTCTGAACTTCGCATACTCCAAACGGAGTGCAGCACATTTTTCCCGGTCCAGTGAAGGCCGAGATTTTCCCCGCTTTTCGGATCGAAAAAATGAACGTCCCGCCAGGAAAATACGAGGAGCATGCGAGACGTCACTTCAATCCTACCCGCCGGAACGACCCCTACCACCTCAGTTCGCCCCCAAGCAACGTACACATATTGCTCCCGGCCAACGTCTTCTACAAAGCGAAGGTCAACCGGGATGCGAACCGTCCACGGGCCATCTGGCTCGTGGTCCCGAAACGCCGCTTCCGTCCCGACAATTGGAATAAATCGAATTTCCTCCGGCCGGATGCCGATGACGACCGAACCTACCTTTCGGTCCACCAAAGCCGAAGCTATTGCTGGCGGAAGGGGTACAGAAACTTCTGGACGTTCTTCGAAACGAAGGGACTCACCTTCGACCTGGGCATGGATGAGATTCATCGGTGGAGTGCCAATAAATCCGGCTACGAATAGATTGGCGGGTCTCTCGTACACCTCTTTCGGAGTTCCGTACTGCATGAGGCGCCCTCCGGCCAGAACGGCGATACGCGTTCCTATCGTCATTGCCTCCGTTTGATCGTGTGTCACGTAGACAAGTGTAAACCGGAGTTTCTCTTGCAGACGGACGATCTCCGATCTAGCCTTTACGCGCAGCCGGGCGTCTAGATTGGAAAGCGGCTCGTCCATCAGCACGATCGGTGCCCGTTTTACAATCGCCCGGGCGAGGGCCACCCGCTGCCGTTGACCACCGGACAGCGCCCGCGGCAGGCGATCTTCCAACCCTTCCAAATCTAAAAGTTGAAGCGCTTCTCGGGCGCGGGTCTCAATGAGGGCCCGAGGGACCCCTTGCATGCGAAGCCCGAACGTTATGTTCTCCCAGACCGTCATATGTGGATAGAGGGCGTAATTTTGAAAAACCATGGCGATGTCCCTTAACCCCGGATCCAGATCGTTGGCCGGCTGGCCGCCGAGGTACAACGTACCAGTATCTACGCTTTCCAGACCGGCGATCAACCGAAGCGTCGTCGTCTTGCCACCGCCAGAAGGACCGAGAAGAACGGCTCGCTCGCCCGGTTCGACGGTAAAGGTCAGCCCCTCGACGGCCGTCACTGAACCGTATCGCTTCCCCACGTTCTCGAGGCGAATTTCGCCACGCCGATCGATTTCCCCCGCTGATTTCGTCAGAGACAAGGTTTGTTCCCCCCGTTCCATTAGTGGTAGTGGCAAGCCTAACCTTTCACACCGGAGTGCAGAAAAGTTTCCATAATTTGCCTCTGCGCCAAAGCGTATGCCAGAAGTGGCAGCAGCGACGTTAGCGTAGAAGCCGCCATCATAGCCCCCCAGTTTATGCCGCCTTCCAGGTTCGTAAACATCTGGAGCGCGATTGGCAAGGTATAGGAACTTTTTTCCTTTAAAATGAGAAACGGCCAAAAATACTCATTCCACGTGTTGATGAAAAAAAGGATGGTAAGCGCCACCAAGCTCGGTCGCACAAGCGGCAGTAGGACATACCATAAAATACGGAGTGTACCGATGCGCTCCATCAGGGCCGCCTCATAAAAAGAAAGGGGCACACTCCTAAACGCTTGTCGCAGCAAAAAAATGCCAAGCCCATCTGCAAGCTGCGGCAACGCCACCCCGAGCACCGAACTGAGAAGCCCGAGGTGAGCGACGATCAAATAATTGGGGATCATCGTCGCGGTAAAAGGGACAAAAGCGGTCAGCAAAAGCGCGTAGAACAGCACATCTCGCCCCCGAAAGCGATAAAACGAAAATGCATACGCCGCGAGGACACTCGTTACGAGCTTGGCAACCGTCACAATTAAGCTAATCCAGAAAGTGTTTACGATGTATCGAGCAAAAGGGACCTGCGTCCAAACGTAACGATAATGCTCGAGCGTCGGCCGAGCAGGCCAGAGGCTGAGCGGATCGTTGCTGATGGCGACGTTCGTCTTCAAAGAAGCACCGATCATCCACAGCACCGGAAATACAGTCCAAACTGCAACAAGCAAAAAGAGGATTCCCAGCACCACTGCCTCGAACATAGCGAACCTTCGCTTCGGCTTCCTTTCCTGAATAAGCCCGATCCCCAGAATCTCCTCAGCCGGCGAACCGATAGCCTTACTCATGCTCATAGTATACCCCTTTTTCAAGCACTTTTTTCTGAAGGACAAGAAATGCAGCAAAGATAAAAATTACCATCACTGCAGCGGCCGCACCCCGCCCCGTTTGGAAAAACTGAAATGCATACTGGTAGGTGAAGAAAATGAGATTGGTGCTTCCCTTGTCGGGTCCGCCGCCAGTTAGTATCTGAATTGGTACAAATACGTACTGCGTTCCCATCACCACGGTAAGCACAAGGACGTACAGGGCGGTGGCCGATGTCAGCGGTCGAACGATGTGCCAGAAGATTTTCCAGGGCGACACGTTGTCGATGCGGGCCGCTTCGATAAGCTCTCTAGGAATACCGGTCATACCTGCCAAAAATACGATCAGATGGTACCCAAAGATTTTCCAGGCTGTGATTAGAGATATAGCGACAATCACCCAGCCGAAAGAGGAAAACCATGCTGGAGAGTCGAGCCCCAAAAGCGAAATGAATCGAGCGATAGGGCCGCTTAATGGATGAAGAAGCCATAAGTATAGTATTGAAGCGACGGCCAGTGACAGAACGCTTGGCAGAAAGTAAAGTCCTCTAAGTAATTTCCCCACTCTGGGAGCTCTGAACGCCATCCCGTAGGCCAAAAAGTACGGGAGGGCAAATACGATCCCAAAAAGAATGATGGTGTAAATAACCGTGTTCTTTAGCGCGATCCAGAATTCTGGAGCGTTGAGCACAGCGGAGTAGTTCGCCAGACCGGCCCATTTTTTCACGGAACTGATCATGTTCCACCGCAAAAAACTTAGATAAAACGTGTACCCGAGAGGAAGGTATACGAACACTCCGAGAAGAAGCGCCGCCGGCGCAATCAAGATGAAGGGGACCCACCCCGTTGTCCGAGGTGAGCGCCACTGCTTGAACGCACGCATGGTCTCGCCCCTCAGCGAATCAGCGTATTGACTTTTTCGGCCGCCTCCTTAAGGGCTTCTTCTGGAGACTTTTTCCCGGTTAGGATGGCATCGCGGGCATCCAAAAGCACCTGCTCCGCCTGAAGTCCGTTGGTTCCGGGAAAGCTAACCCACGGAACAACGTCCGGCAGCTGCGCGACAGCGACTTTCATCAGCGGGTTTTGATCCATAAAGTCTTTCAAGTAGCGCGGGTCGTCAGCGACGCCTTTTCGTGCTGGGAGGTATCCCGTTCCCTTGGTCCAGACGGTGATCGCTTCTGGGGAAAGCAAGAATTTAATGAACTTCCAAGCCGCTTCCTGCTCCTTCGGATCCTGAGCAAAGATGAAGAGATTGTTGCCGCCAGCAGGGATGCGGCGCGGTTTTCCGTCGAACGTTGGAAACGGCGCGCCCTTGACGG includes:
- the lipA gene encoding lipoyl synthase — its product is MLPGEERKPSWLKVTLAASPMLGEVRRTLRELRLTTVCEEARCPNRQECFGSGTATFMLLGDVCTRNCRFCAVKTGRPAPPDPDEPRRVAEGARRLGLRYVVLTSVARDDLPDGGAGHFAETVRALKRAIPGVRVEVLVPDFQGDREALCTVLTSGVDVFNHNVETVRRLTPSVRARATYDRSLSVLAAAKACAPHVPTKSGFMVGLGETPEEIEELLRNLRDARVDLLTVGQYLRPTPAQLPVVRYYAPEEFREIARKAYALGFAYVAAAPLVRSSYHAHEGYDATREREGANAGGGEG
- a CDS encoding carbohydrate ABC transporter permease, which codes for MRAFKQWRSPRTTGWVPFILIAPAALLLGVFVYLPLGYTFYLSFLRWNMISSVKKWAGLANYSAVLNAPEFWIALKNTVIYTIILFGIVFALPYFLAYGMAFRAPRVGKLLRGLYFLPSVLSLAVASILYLWLLHPLSGPIARFISLLGLDSPAWFSSFGWVIVAISLITAWKIFGYHLIVFLAGMTGIPRELIEAARIDNVSPWKIFWHIVRPLTSATALYVLVLTVVMGTQYVFVPIQILTGGGPDKGSTNLIFFTYQYAFQFFQTGRGAAAAVMVIFIFAAFLVLQKKVLEKGVYYEHE
- a CDS encoding M23 family metallopeptidase, with the translated sequence MQPFGPLRKTMAAGIVVALLGSASFGAQPAGALDVRAQDAGDVYEARMELYVAAEAMTHVPWTLLAAVDQYARSLRREGEKELVAVRLPPPLFSGVGNPSFGSADEATIDFFGGKGRDANGDGFADPDDPMDRLFSVATFLRERMGEGGPEGEDALCSALEEILGDGRACDVVPNFARIYATFGRLDLHRHVFVLPPGSRYTLQANFGAPRHFGGRRIHEGVDIFAPYGTSVRAATYGYVEVVGWNRLGGWRVGIRDLQNFYHYYAHLSGFAKGIEVGKIVAPGDVIGYVGSSGYGPPGTQGKFPPHLHYGLYRWNGRVEYAVDPAPHLRMWLREEKKGKTR
- the yunB gene encoding sporulation protein YunB; the encoded protein is MRQRKRWGIVAFLLLASAYLALFQLERRVAPVVQDAAEVRALQWAHESLQGALKDIVADDELLGDIFLRHTNASGELVAVSLDSRAVLRLESRAYEGVNAYLAGLGKKEIRVPAGVATGHELFATVGPLVPVHVIPVGAAEVTLLPTVEETGINNVLLTLYLVVRAHVRVVVPFSGKVVLFEDRIPVAQELIVGKVPVYYFHGGSVVPLVPSPPPGTGTKDSLPER
- a CDS encoding carbohydrate ABC transporter permease, yielding MSMSKAIGSPAEEILGIGLIQERKPKRRFAMFEAVVLGILFLLVAVWTVFPVLWMIGASLKTNVAISNDPLSLWPARPTLEHYRYVWTQVPFARYIVNTFWISLIVTVAKLVTSVLAAYAFSFYRFRGRDVLFYALLLTAFVPFTATMIPNYLIVAHLGLLSSVLGVALPQLADGLGIFLLRQAFRSVPLSFYEAALMERIGTLRILWYVLLPLVRPSLVALTILFFINTWNEYFWPFLILKEKSSYTLPIALQMFTNLEGGINWGAMMAASTLTSLLPLLAYALAQRQIMETFLHSGVKG
- a CDS encoding ABC transporter ATP-binding protein; its protein translation is MERGEQTLSLTKSAGEIDRRGEIRLENVGKRYGSVTAVEGLTFTVEPGERAVLLGPSGGGKTTTLRLIAGLESVDTGTLYLGGQPANDLDPGLRDIAMVFQNYALYPHMTVWENITFGLRMQGVPRALIETRAREALQLLDLEGLEDRLPRALSGGQRQRVALARAIVKRAPIVLMDEPLSNLDARLRVKARSEIVRLQEKLRFTLVYVTHDQTEAMTIGTRIAVLAGGRLMQYGTPKEVYERPANLFVAGFIGTPPMNLIHAQVEGESLRFEERPEVSVPLPPAIASALVDRKVGSVVIGIRPEEIRFIPIVGTEAAFRDHEPDGPWTVRIPVDLRFVEDVGREQYVYVAWGRTEVVGVVPAGRIEVTSRMLLVFSWRDVHFFDPKSGENLGLHWTGKNVLHSVWSMRSSD
- a CDS encoding divergent PAP2 family protein; this translates as MHVALVAALLAVTLAQTLKVFLYRVQFGSWDLSLVFSAGEMPSAHSAGVSALATTFLVLDGPASASFAISAVLAVIVMYDAAGVRRQAGEHAMILNRLLERLAQCFPEEEDRMDFLRLKERLGHRPVEVAAGLVLGVLVGFLLGSSGLRAWP
- a CDS encoding HAD-IIA family hydrolase, whose product is MVRELARPGVFFDLDGTLVREGSALPGARELLLWLEASRIPFAVLTNNSTRHPREVQARLASLGMPVPPGRIVASNTVLAAYAREKGWGERVFVVGEAGLREALEEEGFVLVEEDADFVAVGLARSATYADLARAHALIERGAIFAATNRDRRFPREDGSFSPGSGAILAFLEASTGVEALVVGKPHEPMYHVALRAMGGECRPCVLVGDNLLTDGLFGRRFGMRTYIVGTGVTPPSALAGLPANLHPAEDLWAVRRDLEAFLANL
- a CDS encoding SAV0927 family protein produces the protein MDVLYDREEKSRLRAFGAIAEDGTRADFVVVQSEFFMGKAVVVNLLTGRAALLDRDDLREDEEWAIPLGISPSEAPTWRDALERLLPEA